The following proteins come from a genomic window of Gimesia chilikensis:
- a CDS encoding Tfp pilus assembly protein FimT/FimU, with protein sequence MRNCNKNHPERKVLLNHRGGFTLFEAFISMILVGATMVVALPAFKVIGQQRKDIDQRYLVVTAVENLAERIRGESSGKDLSQERLNNYQSALIGELDLNDPQVELSVVNTDDGEVSGVRQVAIKVSWRNIYGKNVDPVTLTLWLYE encoded by the coding sequence ATGAGAAATTGCAATAAAAATCATCCAGAACGAAAGGTCCTCTTAAATCATCGAGGTGGATTTACCCTCTTTGAAGCCTTCATCTCGATGATTCTGGTGGGGGCAACTATGGTAGTGGCACTTCCCGCGTTTAAGGTTATTGGCCAGCAGAGGAAAGACATCGATCAAAGGTATCTGGTTGTCACAGCGGTCGAAAATCTGGCTGAACGAATTCGTGGAGAAAGTTCCGGGAAGGACTTGAGTCAGGAGCGTCTTAATAATTATCAGTCAGCGCTGATTGGGGAGTTAGATCTCAATGATCCTCAAGTAGAACTTTCTGTAGTCAACACAGATGATGGCGAAGTATCAGGAGTCCGTCAGGTTGCTATCAAAGTCTCCTGGAGAAATATCTACGGGAAAAATGTTGATCCTGTTACGCTGACCCTCTGGTTATATGAATGA
- a CDS encoding type II secretion system protein J: MIISDKRKIQRHSYAKLRQGFSLIEMLAVMSAMSILFTAAVTTLAFLMRVEMKGTERLENKLVLQKIAHKFREDVSTAQNAEISKQNSQQILKLALRHNTSITYLTNSPGEGIRREYHREGKLVSQDEYLLPLAGVTFQTEIINQQELVSMELNIPDETGHENKTLQAYFQLFRCEAQLNRVGQIQKHSEQTE, translated from the coding sequence ATGATCATATCAGACAAAAGAAAAATACAACGACATTCTTATGCGAAGTTACGACAGGGATTTTCGTTGATCGAAATGCTGGCAGTAATGTCAGCGATGTCGATTCTGTTCACTGCAGCGGTGACCACTCTGGCATTCCTGATGCGAGTGGAGATGAAGGGAACAGAACGCCTTGAGAATAAACTGGTGCTTCAAAAGATCGCGCACAAGTTCAGAGAAGATGTGTCTACAGCTCAGAACGCAGAGATATCTAAACAGAATAGTCAGCAAATACTTAAGCTGGCACTGCGCCATAACACATCTATCACTTATTTAACAAATTCCCCGGGTGAAGGAATTCGTCGCGAATATCACAGGGAAGGTAAACTTGTCTCACAGGATGAATATTTACTCCCGCTGGCAGGTGTTACTTTTCAGACAGAAATAATCAATCAGCAGGAACTGGTTTCTATGGAGCTGAATATTCCAGATGAGACAGGGCATGAGAATAAAACTCTGCAAGCTTATTTCCAATTATTCCGGTGTGAAGCACAGTTGAATCGTGTCGGTCAGATTCAGAAACATTCAGAGCAGACAGAGTGA